Proteins encoded within one genomic window of Helicobacter sp. 'house sparrow 1':
- a CDS encoding phosphatidylglycerophosphatase A family protein translates to MIRTLFLTLFFSGKSPKAPGTVGSLLALFLGIPIVLYSIETIILLAILIGMIAIKQIDIYETQNKIHDPKEIVIDELVGMWISMGIGSSFGFDYKVAIISFILFRIYDITKISIIGTIDKKVKGGLGVILDDAVAGIIAGFSTLIVLRILELFS, encoded by the coding sequence ATGATAAGAACTTTATTTCTAACTCTCTTTTTTAGTGGAAAATCCCCAAAAGCACCAGGCACTGTAGGAAGCCTTCTTGCTCTATTTTTGGGAATACCCATAGTCTTATACTCTATTGAGACAATTATTTTATTAGCAATCTTAATTGGAATGATTGCAATCAAACAAATAGATATTTATGAAACACAAAATAAAATCCACGATCCCAAGGAAATTGTGATTGATGAACTTGTAGGAATGTGGATTTCTATGGGGATTGGTTCATCATTTGGTTTTGATTATAAAGTTGCTATTATCTCTTTTATTCTCTTTAGAATCTATGATATTACAAAAATAAGCATTATTGGAACGATTGATAAAAAAGTAAAAGGTGGTTTAGGCGTTATCTTGGATGATGCTGTTGCAGGGATTATAGCAGGATTTAGCACATTAATTGTGCTAAGAATCCTTGAACTATTTTCTTAG
- a CDS encoding sulfate adenylyltransferase, with translation MASAEKNNQLYIDKEAFSALTLMQEGLLYPVTSLMSKQEMQENIKTGTYKGCSYPCPLLLSPSGKRNKEILKRAKKDEVIDLVCEGEVIGNITVDEVFTINAQQRLLQIGAILEEKNYIAKRIGEYALSGKIAFKDSPLSKYKKLILDKKKQFNAKNITGIVLNANPIHRVHEKILRDELANSDLVVIFLLKHHKNDFLGFDLRKRSLEYVLNNFFAKERICIIPLDATYLFIGQNKIILYSLVAKNYGCTKLLVGQKTSGLSLYYNKQTRHSVLDSIQGIDIDINILDEYVYCTKCQCLLNTKSCPHGKHHHISYRSSSILQFFKMGIIPPTILMRKEISALILKTLFPQKLEAMKPIYYNILPSDGIFSEDIQEDFYTKLIELYKIRN, from the coding sequence ATGGCATCAGCAGAAAAAAATAATCAACTTTATATTGATAAAGAAGCATTTAGTGCACTTACTCTTATGCAAGAGGGATTGCTCTATCCAGTAACCTCTCTTATGTCCAAACAAGAAATGCAAGAAAATATAAAAACAGGAACATATAAGGGGTGCTCTTATCCTTGTCCCTTGCTTTTAAGTCCAAGTGGCAAGAGGAATAAAGAGATACTAAAGCGTGCTAAAAAAGATGAGGTAATTGACTTAGTATGCGAAGGAGAGGTGATAGGTAATATCACTGTAGATGAGGTCTTTACTATCAATGCACAACAAAGGCTCTTGCAAATTGGGGCAATTTTAGAAGAAAAGAATTATATTGCTAAAAGAATAGGGGAATATGCTCTTAGCGGAAAAATAGCATTTAAAGATTCTCCTCTTAGCAAATATAAAAAACTTATTCTTGATAAAAAAAAGCAGTTTAATGCTAAAAACATCACAGGGATTGTCTTAAATGCAAACCCCATTCATAGGGTTCATGAAAAAATTTTGCGTGATGAATTAGCAAATTCTGATTTAGTAGTGATTTTTCTTCTTAAACATCATAAAAATGACTTTTTAGGCTTTGATTTAAGAAAAAGAAGTCTTGAGTATGTTTTAAATAATTTCTTTGCAAAAGAAAGAATTTGTATCATTCCTCTTGATGCCACCTATCTTTTTATAGGACAAAATAAAATCATTCTCTATTCCCTAGTAGCAAAAAATTATGGTTGCACCAAGTTGCTTGTAGGTCAAAAAACTTCTGGACTCTCTCTTTATTACAACAAGCAAACAAGGCATTCTGTGCTAGATTCCATCCAGGGCATTGATATTGATATTAATATCTTAGATGAATATGTGTATTGCACCAAATGCCAGTGTCTTCTTAATACAAAAAGTTGTCCACATGGTAAACATCATCATATTTCTTACCGCTCTAGCTCAATATTGCAGTTCTTTAAAATGGGTATAATACCTCCAACTATTTTGATGCGTAAGGAAATTTCGGCTCTAATTTTAAAAACCCTCTTTCCTCAAAAGCTGGAGGCAATGAAACCTATTTATTATAATATTCTTCCATCTGATGGTATTTTTTCAGAAGATATTCAAGAAGACTTTTATACAAAATTAATTGAACTTTATAAAATAAGGAATTAG
- a CDS encoding response regulator — translation MMKVLIIENETYLAQSIASKLSSFGYVCNIIPSIEDNSTLNYEVILLASSACGDNYETFIQKNSKSIIIMLISYISDDTISKPLRNGACDYILKPFMIDELLRKIEHYKYHKAILNKINFYQLYFSFIEKELNLPTLTQYNPPFIIKSNSQRDADIYAMKYAINKDIDFCMLSIKDGKWKNLLKQPLDKNKYYYIIHIEELKKSEIGLFLDFMLRNNIIASSISNEAIDFPQIVDITHITNNQDFNGEILSIKEYEQAIIAKLEGKYSDVELAKKLGISRKSLWEKRKKYGISRKK, via the coding sequence ATGATGAAAGTTTTAATTATTGAAAATGAGACCTATTTAGCCCAAAGCATTGCCTCAAAGCTTAGTAGCTTTGGCTATGTGTGTAACATTATTCCATCAATTGAAGACAATAGCACTTTAAATTATGAAGTAATTTTGCTTGCCTCCAGCGCATGCGGTGATAACTATGAAACTTTTATACAAAAAAATTCTAAGTCTATCATTATCATGCTGATCTCTTATATTAGCGATGATACAATCTCAAAGCCTCTAAGAAATGGCGCTTGTGATTATATTCTCAAACCTTTTATGATTGATGAGTTATTAAGAAAAATAGAGCATTATAAATATCATAAAGCCATTTTAAATAAAATCAATTTTTATCAGCTTTATTTTAGTTTTATAGAAAAAGAACTAAATCTCCCAACCCTAACCCAATATAATCCCCCTTTTATCATTAAAAGCAATTCTCAACGTGATGCTGATATCTATGCAATGAAATATGCAATAAACAAAGATATAGATTTTTGTATGCTTAGTATCAAAGATGGCAAATGGAAGAATCTTTTAAAACAACCTCTAGACAAGAATAAATATTATTACATCATTCACATCGAAGAACTTAAAAAAAGTGAAATTGGTTTATTTCTTGACTTTATGCTAAGAAATAATATCATTGCCTCTAGTATTTCCAATGAAGCTATAGATTTTCCCCAAATTGTAGATATTACACATATTACAAACAACCAAGATTTTAATGGTGAAATATTATCTATTAAAGAATACGAACAAGCTATCATTGCAAAGCTTGAGGGTAAATATTCTGATGTAGAACTAGCAAAAAAACTCGGAATCAGTAGAAAAAGTTTGTGGGAGAAAAGGAAAAAATATGGCATCAGCAGAAAAAAATAA
- a CDS encoding bifunctional 2-C-methyl-D-erythritol 4-phosphate cytidylyltransferase/2-C-methyl-D-erythritol 2,4-cyclodiphosphate synthase: MKTPTLCLILMAAGSSSRFNQSLPPNKKIKKQWLRIGETPLWKKVLIELKKLYDFDEIIIGADSYEVGYMQKFCDQEKVIAGGNTRAQTLRNALEFVKSDFVFVTDVARCNLDIKVCQDLLKCYKDYDCTAPYIDCVDTILYQNNTINRSEVKLIQTPQISHTQKLKQALQKKDYTDESTAMLDNNHQVHLLQGSNKMQKLTTLQDLKLLTSLTAPKTSSFSGGGIDIHQFEQNKPMKLGGIEITQEFGFKAHSDGDVLLHSIIDALLGAVGGGDIGEWFPDNDENFKNIDSKILLKKVRDFIISIGYEIIHLDVNIVAQKPKITPYKQALIENIASLLYLPKHHINLKATTAEKMGFIGREEGICVLTNATLKFLNWKEWIDDESFNY; encoded by the coding sequence ATGAAAACACCAACACTTTGTTTAATTTTAATGGCTGCAGGTTCTTCTAGTCGTTTTAATCAATCGCTACCACCAAATAAAAAAATAAAAAAACAATGGCTAAGGATTGGCGAAACACCTCTTTGGAAAAAAGTTTTAATAGAACTTAAAAAACTTTATGATTTTGATGAAATTATAATTGGGGCAGATAGCTATGAGGTGGGCTATATGCAAAAATTTTGCGATCAAGAAAAAGTGATTGCTGGAGGCAATACAAGAGCCCAAACCCTGCGTAATGCCTTGGAATTTGTAAAAAGTGATTTTGTTTTTGTTACAGATGTAGCAAGATGCAATCTAGATATTAAAGTATGTCAAGACCTCTTAAAATGCTATAAAGATTATGATTGCACTGCACCTTATATTGATTGTGTTGATACAATTTTATATCAAAATAATACAATCAATCGCTCTGAAGTTAAACTCATACAAACCCCTCAAATATCCCACACACAAAAGCTAAAACAAGCATTACAAAAAAAAGATTATACAGATGAAAGCACTGCTATGCTTGATAATAATCATCAAGTCCATCTCTTACAAGGTAGCAACAAGATGCAAAAACTTACAACTTTGCAAGATTTAAAACTTTTAACTAGCCTTACTGCTCCAAAGACTTCTAGTTTTAGTGGTGGAGGTATTGATATTCATCAATTTGAACAAAATAAGCCAATGAAACTAGGAGGCATTGAAATAACACAAGAGTTTGGCTTTAAAGCACACAGTGATGGGGATGTACTACTGCATTCTATTATTGATGCATTACTTGGAGCTGTGGGTGGAGGAGATATTGGAGAGTGGTTCCCTGATAATGATGAAAATTTTAAAAATATAGATTCTAAAATTTTACTCAAAAAAGTTCGTGATTTTATCATAAGCATAGGTTATGAAATCATTCACCTTGATGTTAATATTGTTGCCCAAAAACCAAAAATAACCCCCTATAAACAGGCTTTAATTGAGAACATTGCCTCTCTTTTATATTTACCAAAACATCATATAAATCTCAAAGCAACCACCGCTGAAAAAATGGGATTTATTGGTAGAGAAGAGGGAATTTGTGTTTTAACAAATGCCACATTAAAATTCTTAAATTGGAAGGAGTGGATCGATGATGAAAGTTTTAATTATTGA
- a CDS encoding winged helix-turn-helix domain-containing protein, producing the protein MKVFLNFWIKKDTHNYLGRGKIQLLKYIQETGSLSQAAKKMKMSYKAAWDDIQTINTHSPKPVVETIVGGKNGGGSKISDYGIELIKTFESLQDLILKIEKKLDNFEDIDTLKNYIQDLENKLLEKT; encoded by the coding sequence ATGAAAGTTTTTTTAAATTTTTGGATCAAGAAAGATACGCATAACTATCTTGGGAGAGGTAAAATTCAATTACTCAAATACATTCAAGAAACAGGTTCCCTATCTCAAGCAGCCAAAAAAATGAAAATGAGCTACAAAGCTGCTTGGGATGATATTCAAACTATCAATACCCATTCCCCAAAACCTGTGGTTGAAACAATTGTTGGTGGAAAAAATGGCGGTGGAAGTAAAATCAGTGATTATGGAATAGAACTCATTAAAACTTTTGAATCCTTGCAAGATTTGATTCTTAAAATTGAAAAAAAATTAGATAATTTTGAAGACATTGATACATTAAAAAATTATATTCAAGACCTTGAAAACAAATTATTGGAAAAAACTTAG
- a CDS encoding HD domain-containing phosphohydrolase translates to MRIVNIIFDDFTQLKNELEVNQVINGSKEKYFVQIFMGITDEAVAKAIVDFFNKELECEVLLTQSGKENIANTGVIFSKVLINISCFKHSSVKSTYCSSSLEEYEVSQKIKTIVSPKTKLLILFIACGSFYNKNILDAIKKDIPNVIVCGGRSHPYANLVGLVGDKDGIYTEGLVCASIDSDVLYVQNNFIFGWESIGLSMTITKSNGNIVQEIDHKKALDVYKKYFGDSILKSLVATNYILPLVHYEGNIPLARVVIDILEDDSLVFNDAIPQGAKVKFAFGLLENIQKETLEVRKLIPSNTQGIYFYSCVSRVMFLGEENLSTLFNTFKDIPSAGFFTYGEVYCSKEKNMFLGLTNTFVSLVEEEPTFLGDIPYNATKVEFGSKSLTVNAISRLMQTINQDVLQLANKFEAYQQLVDETMFHILTDDKLNIIYTNKNISDISLYTQEELIGRNCLDLLDPQMQEYLQKDVLPILYEKKEWVGKVRQLKKDKTPYYVKLVIKAILNEAGKVTNYIIGELDDTADELERIALENDSNLLKHSNEERQYLLQQYDDIIDNNQSLFRLDLNRNFTYVNDIFLEITGLHAEEIIGKNLYNFIPESDKWQFEKIQHELIQQGKYQGILEYTRPDNKKAYIRSACYFIKNLNEEPIEIMAVGVDITKLIESIKEIETIQRDVIYAMGTICEGKSRETGNHIIRVAEYSALLAKLYGCSKEEQELLKTASPMHDIGKVGISDTILNKPGKLTPEEFEIMKTHTTIGQEIFKNSSRLILKTAGEIAGTHHEWWDGSGYPNKLSGEEIPLFGRITAIADVFDALSNDRCYKKAWPLPDVLQHIKSLRGKQFQPELVDLFLDNIDQFLKISREYQDKI, encoded by the coding sequence GTGAGAATTGTAAATATTATCTTTGATGATTTTACACAACTCAAAAATGAGCTAGAGGTAAATCAAGTCATAAATGGGAGCAAAGAAAAATATTTTGTTCAAATCTTTATGGGAATTACAGATGAAGCGGTTGCAAAAGCAATTGTAGATTTTTTCAATAAAGAACTAGAATGTGAGGTTTTGCTCACACAAAGTGGTAAAGAAAATATAGCAAATACTGGGGTAATATTTTCTAAAGTATTGATCAATATTAGTTGTTTCAAACACTCAAGTGTTAAATCAACTTATTGTTCTTCTTCTCTAGAAGAATATGAAGTCTCGCAAAAAATCAAAACAATAGTCAGTCCAAAAACCAAGCTTCTTATTCTTTTTATCGCCTGTGGTAGTTTCTATAACAAAAATATCTTAGATGCCATAAAAAAAGATATTCCCAATGTTATTGTATGTGGTGGAAGATCCCACCCCTACGCAAATTTAGTTGGTTTAGTAGGCGATAAAGATGGAATCTATACAGAAGGATTGGTATGTGCAAGCATAGATTCTGATGTTTTATATGTGCAAAATAATTTTATCTTTGGATGGGAAAGCATTGGCCTTAGTATGACAATTACAAAGTCTAATGGAAATATTGTCCAAGAAATTGATCATAAAAAAGCATTAGATGTTTATAAAAAATATTTTGGGGATAGTATCTTAAAAAGCCTTGTTGCAACCAACTATATTTTACCCTTAGTGCATTATGAGGGAAATATTCCCCTTGCTAGAGTGGTTATTGATATCTTAGAAGATGATTCCTTAGTTTTTAATGATGCAATTCCTCAAGGTGCAAAGGTAAAATTTGCTTTTGGATTATTAGAAAACATACAAAAAGAAACTCTTGAAGTTAGAAAACTCATCCCATCCAATACACAAGGAATTTACTTTTATTCTTGTGTTTCTAGAGTAATGTTCTTGGGAGAAGAAAATCTTTCCACTTTATTCAATACATTTAAAGATATCCCATCTGCTGGATTTTTTACTTATGGAGAAGTTTATTGTTCAAAAGAAAAGAATATGTTCTTAGGGCTTACTAATACCTTTGTTTCACTTGTTGAGGAAGAACCAACATTTCTAGGTGATATTCCTTATAATGCTACAAAAGTTGAATTTGGCTCCAAATCACTTACAGTAAATGCAATTTCTAGATTAATGCAAACCATTAATCAAGATGTGTTGCAACTTGCAAATAAGTTTGAAGCTTATCAACAACTTGTAGATGAAACGATGTTTCATATTCTTACTGATGATAAGCTTAATATTATTTATACTAACAAAAATATCTCTGATATCTCTCTTTATACTCAAGAAGAGCTTATTGGCAGAAATTGTCTTGATCTTTTAGACCCTCAAATGCAAGAATATCTTCAAAAAGATGTTCTTCCTATCTTATATGAAAAAAAAGAATGGGTTGGAAAAGTTAGACAACTAAAAAAAGATAAAACCCCCTATTATGTAAAACTTGTTATCAAAGCGATCTTAAATGAGGCAGGCAAAGTGACAAATTATATTATTGGGGAACTTGATGATACAGCAGATGAATTAGAGCGTATCGCACTTGAAAATGATTCTAATCTCTTAAAGCATTCCAATGAAGAAAGACAATATCTTCTTCAACAATATGATGATATTATTGACAATAATCAAAGTTTATTCCGCCTTGACCTCAATAGGAACTTCACCTATGTCAATGATATCTTCTTAGAAATTACAGGGCTACATGCTGAAGAAATTATTGGAAAAAATCTTTATAACTTTATCCCAGAATCTGATAAATGGCAGTTTGAAAAAATTCAACACGAACTCATACAGCAAGGAAAATATCAAGGAATCTTAGAATATACAAGACCTGATAATAAAAAAGCCTATATTAGAAGTGCTTGCTATTTTATTAAAAACCTTAATGAAGAACCTATTGAAATTATGGCTGTGGGGGTTGATATCACCAAACTTATTGAAAGCATTAAAGAGATTGAGACAATACAAAGGGATGTGATTTATGCAATGGGAACTATTTGCGAAGGAAAAAGTAGAGAAACAGGAAATCATATCATAAGAGTTGCAGAATACTCTGCTTTGCTTGCAAAACTTTATGGATGTTCAAAAGAAGAACAAGAACTTTTAAAAACAGCTTCTCCAATGCACGATATTGGAAAGGTAGGCATTTCAGATACTATCTTAAACAAGCCAGGAAAACTTACTCCTGAGGAGTTTGAAATTATGAAAACCCATACTACAATTGGTCAAGAAATCTTTAAAAATTCAAGTCGTCTTATTCTCAAAACTGCAGGTGAAATTGCAGGAACGCATCACGAATGGTGGGATGGTTCAGGATATCCCAATAAACTATCAGGCGAAGAGATTCCTCTTTTTGGAAGAATCACAGCCATTGCTGATGTATTTGATGCCCTAAGCAATGATAGATGCTATAAAAAAGCTTGGCCATTACCTGATGTATTGCAACATATAAAATCTTTGAGAGGCAAACAATTTCAGCCAGAACTTGTAGATTTATTCCTAGATAATATTGACCAGTTTCTAAAAATTAGCAGGGAATATCAAGATAAAATATGA
- a CDS encoding ATP-binding protein gives MLFIDTILPSYEANDIKIVEDFAKKFNYQIITQVPEKLEILYSRDYRDIKIKIFKNNNCIGALMYYQNRSLIATKSNRLGFWDHYGVQLLFLPIIGSILFLAFLFLHAISKITKINHQVLEITTGRYSFTPQKNNRDEIENLNRNLKKVNDAIIKILKGRELVLRSLGHELKTPLAKMKLFLGLKKIRDEDDIKMQKYVNELQEISENILELERINSGNIILEQNNFLSETLLLETLNSFEEEQEKVFFEIKENYLIKSDLRLLVVVLKNLIQNGLKYSDDNKVYIECSKNLLTIKNKGEALKHDITYYLEPFYRDDSHYSITGHGLGLSITSEIIKILKLGLEYKYADGYHHFIINLESKELG, from the coding sequence TTGTTATTTATTGATACGATACTTCCAAGCTATGAAGCCAATGATATTAAAATCGTAGAGGATTTTGCTAAAAAATTCAATTATCAAATCATTACACAGGTACCAGAAAAGCTTGAAATACTTTATTCTAGGGATTACAGAGATATAAAAATCAAGATTTTCAAAAACAATAATTGTATTGGCGCTTTGATGTATTATCAAAATAGAAGCTTAATTGCAACCAAAAGCAATCGCTTAGGTTTTTGGGATCATTATGGAGTCCAACTCCTCTTTTTACCCATCATTGGATCAATTTTATTTTTAGCATTTCTTTTCTTACATGCTATTTCCAAAATTACAAAAATCAATCATCAAGTTCTAGAGATTACAACAGGTCGCTACAGTTTTACTCCACAAAAAAATAATAGGGATGAAATTGAAAATCTAAATAGAAACCTTAAAAAAGTAAATGATGCTATTATTAAGATTTTAAAAGGCAGGGAACTTGTTTTAAGAAGCCTAGGACACGAGCTTAAAACCCCTCTTGCTAAGATGAAACTTTTTTTGGGTCTTAAAAAAATTAGAGATGAAGATGATATCAAAATGCAAAAATATGTCAATGAGCTACAAGAAATTTCAGAGAATATTCTTGAACTTGAGAGAATAAATAGCGGTAATATCATCTTGGAACAAAATAATTTTTTAAGTGAAACATTATTACTTGAAACCCTAAACAGCTTTGAAGAAGAACAAGAAAAAGTCTTTTTTGAGATTAAAGAAAATTATCTCATAAAAAGTGATTTAAGACTTTTAGTTGTTGTGTTGAAAAATCTTATTCAAAATGGCCTAAAATATTCTGATGATAACAAAGTCTATATAGAATGCTCTAAAAATCTCTTAACCATCAAAAACAAAGGGGAGGCTTTAAAGCACGATATTACTTACTATCTTGAGCCATTTTATAGAGATGATAGTCACTACTCCATAACAGGACATGGACTTGGATTATCTATTACAAGTGAGATTATAAAAATTTTAAAACTTGGTCTTGAATATAAATATGCTGATGGATACCACCATTTTATTATCAATCTAGAATCAAAGGAGTTAGGGTGA